In Streptomyces sp. NBC_00569, a single genomic region encodes these proteins:
- a CDS encoding alpha/beta hydrolase gives MLVWDDDPRSALVAPVTVGPPRAAVLLLHGGSSEGTEAVPWLSLAGARMRPFARAVERACEGQGLLVGSVRYRCRGWNGEREDPLRDALRALDELAVRAGDVPTVLVGHSMGGRAALRAGGHRLVHGVVGLAPWCPESEPVTQLRGRRVVLLHGDRDRTTDPAASVDYADRASAAGAEACTLLMPGGDHAMLRQAGSWHRQTGRIVSGLLGFAPLPTDVADRLALNGLTP, from the coding sequence GTGCTCGTATGGGACGACGATCCGCGATCGGCACTCGTGGCACCCGTGACCGTCGGACCGCCGCGGGCCGCGGTGCTCCTCCTGCACGGCGGCAGCTCCGAAGGGACGGAAGCGGTGCCGTGGCTGAGTCTCGCGGGTGCGCGCATGCGTCCGTTCGCCCGGGCCGTCGAGCGGGCGTGCGAGGGCCAGGGGCTGTTGGTGGGGAGCGTCCGCTATCGCTGCCGGGGCTGGAACGGTGAGCGCGAGGATCCGCTGAGGGACGCGCTGCGGGCGCTCGACGAACTGGCCGTACGCGCCGGGGACGTGCCGACCGTGCTGGTCGGTCATTCCATGGGCGGACGTGCGGCGCTGCGCGCCGGCGGGCACCGGCTCGTCCACGGCGTGGTGGGACTCGCTCCATGGTGTCCGGAGAGTGAGCCGGTGACACAGTTGCGCGGCCGGCGCGTGGTGCTGCTCCACGGCGACCGGGACCGCACGACGGATCCCGCGGCCTCCGTCGACTACGCCGACCGGGCCTCCGCCGCGGGCGCCGAGGCCTGCACGCTGCTGATGCCGGGCGGCGACCACGCGATGCTGCGGCAGGCCGGTTCCTGGCACCGCCAGACCGGCCGGATCGTGAGCGGCCTGCTCGGGTTCGCGCCGCTCCCCACCGACGTCGCCGACCGTCTGGCCCTCAACGGCCTTACGCCGTAG
- a CDS encoding APC family permease, translating into MRSEELGETLLPKRLALPIFASDPLSSVAYATQEILLVLTLGGLAYLHFTPWIAAAVVALMAVVVLSYRQVVYAYPSGGGSYEVASTNLGSSAGLVVAASLLVDYVMTVAVSVASGVDNIISALPALNDYRVLLAVGFVALLTAINLRGVRESGKAFAAPTYLFIGGVLIMVITGLIRYALGDAPVSETAAYGITPQKSDTHLAGLALVMLVLRAFSSGCTALTGVEAISNGVPAFRKPKSRNAAATLAAMGLIAVVMFVGVTTLALISKVHITDDACRLTGLDGDCGSYTQRTVIAQVAAAVFGGEHSVGFFFIQAATALVLILAANTAFNGFPMLASILAKDRFLPHQLHNRGDRLAFSNGILALAVVAAALLWGFKANVTSLIHLYILGVFTSFTLSQLGMVRHWNQELATEHDPAVRRRHHSARVINTLGACVTGLVLLIVLVTKFTEGAWLAVLAATVLWLMMRGIRRHYDTTSEELAVEDPHAELVSPSRVLAIVLVSRLHKPTMRALAYARASHPDRLEALTVSVDRDEVSALRESWDDYGIDVPLKVIDSPYREVTRPVVEYVRAIRRDSPRDIVAVFIPEYVVGHWWENLLHNQSALWLKSRLLFTPGVMVTSVPWQLTSSAHANHPARRAPGSVRRGEPQRRAGAGRSRGTGHG; encoded by the coding sequence ATGCGCAGCGAGGAACTGGGCGAGACCCTGCTGCCCAAGCGCCTCGCCCTGCCGATCTTCGCCTCCGACCCGCTCTCGTCGGTGGCCTACGCGACCCAGGAGATCCTGCTCGTCCTCACCCTGGGCGGACTCGCGTATCTGCACTTCACGCCATGGATCGCCGCGGCCGTGGTGGCGCTGATGGCGGTGGTCGTGCTCTCGTACCGGCAGGTCGTGTACGCGTATCCGAGCGGCGGTGGCTCCTACGAGGTCGCGTCCACCAACCTGGGGTCCTCGGCCGGTCTCGTGGTCGCTGCCTCGCTGCTGGTCGACTACGTGATGACGGTGGCGGTGTCCGTCGCCTCCGGCGTGGACAACATCATCTCGGCGCTCCCGGCACTGAACGACTACCGCGTCCTGCTGGCCGTCGGTTTCGTCGCCCTCCTCACCGCGATCAATCTGCGGGGCGTCCGCGAGTCGGGCAAGGCCTTCGCGGCACCCACATACCTCTTCATCGGCGGCGTACTGATCATGGTGATCACCGGCCTGATCCGGTATGCCCTGGGGGACGCGCCGGTCTCCGAGACCGCCGCGTACGGCATCACGCCCCAGAAGTCCGACACACATCTCGCGGGCCTGGCCCTGGTGATGCTCGTGCTGCGCGCCTTCTCCTCGGGGTGTACGGCACTGACCGGCGTGGAGGCGATCTCCAACGGCGTACCGGCCTTCCGCAAGCCCAAATCCAGGAACGCCGCAGCCACTTTGGCGGCCATGGGCCTCATCGCCGTCGTCATGTTCGTCGGTGTGACGACGCTCGCGCTGATCAGCAAGGTGCACATCACGGACGACGCGTGCCGATTGACGGGCCTCGACGGGGACTGCGGGAGCTACACGCAGCGCACGGTCATCGCGCAGGTGGCGGCCGCCGTGTTCGGCGGTGAGCACAGCGTCGGGTTCTTCTTCATCCAGGCCGCCACGGCTCTCGTCCTGATCCTGGCCGCGAACACCGCTTTCAACGGCTTCCCGATGCTGGCCTCGATCCTCGCCAAGGACCGTTTCCTGCCGCACCAGTTGCACAACCGGGGCGACCGGCTGGCGTTCTCCAACGGCATCCTCGCGCTGGCCGTCGTCGCCGCCGCGCTGCTCTGGGGCTTCAAGGCCAACGTCACCAGCCTCATCCACCTCTACATCCTGGGTGTGTTCACCTCGTTCACCCTGTCCCAGCTGGGCATGGTGCGGCACTGGAACCAGGAGCTGGCGACCGAGCACGACCCCGCGGTCCGCCGCCGTCACCACTCCGCCCGCGTCATCAACACCCTCGGCGCGTGCGTCACCGGCCTCGTCCTGCTGATCGTGCTCGTCACCAAGTTCACCGAGGGCGCCTGGCTGGCCGTTCTCGCCGCTACGGTGCTGTGGCTGATGATGCGCGGCATCCGCCGCCACTACGACACGACGTCCGAGGAGCTGGCCGTCGAGGACCCGCACGCCGAACTCGTGTCCCCCTCAAGGGTCTTGGCCATCGTCCTGGTCTCCAGACTCCACAAGCCCACGATGCGCGCCCTGGCATACGCGCGAGCCTCCCACCCCGACCGGCTGGAGGCGCTGACCGTGTCCGTCGACCGCGACGAGGTCTCCGCCCTGCGCGAGAGCTGGGACGACTACGGCATCGACGTACCGCTGAAGGTCATCGACTCCCCGTACCGCGAGGTGACGAGGCCCGTCGTCGAGTACGTGCGCGCCATCCGCCGGGACAGCCCCCGCGACATCGTCGCCGTCTTCATCCCGGAGTACGTGGTCGGCCACTGGTGGGAGAACCTGCTCCACAACCAGTCGGCACTCTGGCTCAAAAGCCGTCTTCTGTTCACGCCCGGGGTGATGGTGACGAGCGTTCCCTGGCAGCTCACCTCGTCCGCGCACGCCAACCACCCGGCCCGCCGGGCGCCCGGTTCCGTGCGCCGGGGCGAACCTCAGCGCCGGGCCGGTGCGGGCCGGTCGCGCGGCACCGGGCACGGCTGA
- a CDS encoding MarR family winged helix-turn-helix transcriptional regulator — MARPTYELEYEQMLLSRHGLVHHKGGRPENGTLERSAYILLSRIRVQGPMSIGELSDAFGLDASTLNRQTAAAMRAGLVERIPDPEGGMARKFRITDKGARVLDEERDHIVGSLDRVMTDWADEDIAAFTTYLRRFNMDIERLGGRPWPRP, encoded by the coding sequence ATGGCCAGGCCCACGTACGAGCTCGAATACGAGCAGATGCTGCTCAGCCGACACGGACTCGTCCACCACAAAGGCGGGCGCCCCGAGAACGGCACCCTTGAGCGCAGCGCCTACATCCTGCTGAGCCGCATTCGGGTGCAGGGGCCCATGTCCATCGGCGAGCTCAGCGACGCGTTCGGGCTCGACGCCTCCACCCTGAACCGGCAGACCGCCGCCGCGATGCGCGCCGGACTGGTGGAGCGCATCCCCGATCCCGAGGGCGGCATGGCCCGCAAGTTCCGCATCACGGACAAGGGCGCGCGCGTCCTCGACGAGGAACGCGATCACATCGTGGGCAGCCTGGACCGCGTCATGACCGACTGGGCGGACGAGGACATCGCGGCCTTCACCACCTACCTGAGGCGCTTCAACATGGACATCGAGCGCCTGGGCGGCCGGCCGTGGCCCCGGCCGTGA
- a CDS encoding SDR family NAD(P)-dependent oxidoreductase yields MGGRLQDKTALVTGSTSNIGKAIAEAFAAEGAHVVVSGRNRARGAHVVEGIRAAGGRADFVEADLDGSADASRRLAEQAREALGGRLDVLVNNAGIYPPGSTTTTDEKTFDHVYAVNVKAPFFLTADVAPQMARDGGGVIVNLGSWIARLGVPVGSLYSSTKGAMETLTRAWSAEFGPQGVRVNAISPGVIVPRAAEGGEPHPGEIMMKGTPFGTIGTPEAIAHAAVWLASDESAFVHGTVVDVDGGRAGAAVIAA; encoded by the coding sequence ATGGGTGGACGTCTGCAGGACAAGACCGCACTCGTCACGGGGTCAACCAGCAACATCGGAAAGGCGATCGCCGAGGCGTTCGCCGCCGAGGGGGCCCACGTCGTCGTATCGGGGCGCAATCGGGCACGCGGCGCGCACGTCGTCGAGGGCATCCGCGCGGCCGGAGGGCGGGCCGACTTCGTCGAGGCCGACCTCGACGGCAGCGCGGACGCCTCCCGCCGCCTCGCGGAGCAGGCCCGTGAGGCGCTGGGCGGGCGCCTCGACGTGCTGGTGAACAACGCGGGCATCTACCCGCCCGGGAGCACCACCACGACGGACGAGAAGACCTTCGACCACGTCTACGCGGTGAATGTGAAGGCACCCTTCTTCCTGACGGCGGATGTCGCCCCGCAGATGGCACGCGACGGTGGCGGAGTCATCGTCAATCTCGGCTCCTGGATCGCCCGCCTCGGCGTCCCGGTGGGGTCGCTCTACAGCTCCACCAAGGGAGCCATGGAGACGCTCACGCGCGCGTGGTCGGCGGAGTTCGGCCCGCAGGGGGTGCGGGTGAACGCGATCTCGCCCGGTGTGATCGTCCCCCGCGCGGCCGAGGGCGGCGAGCCGCATCCGGGCGAAATCATGATGAAGGGCACGCCGTTCGGCACGATCGGCACTCCCGAGGCCATCGCGCACGCCGCGGTCTGGCTGGCCTCGGACGAGTCGGCGTTCGTCCACGGTACGGTCGTGGACGTCGACGGCGGCCGCGCCGGCGCCGCCGTGATCGCCGCGTAG
- a CDS encoding PRC-barrel domain-containing protein produces MIQVADIREWRSYDVVDPDGRRIGALEAVYVNTRTDEPAMATVLIGLPTRHRLVFVPLDGTVVGPTYVKVDYAKALVKECPSIGTDDVLPAEDEEPLFRHYGLPYEPGTKGERQLARR; encoded by the coding sequence ATGATCCAGGTCGCGGATATCCGTGAGTGGCGCTCCTACGACGTCGTCGACCCGGACGGCCGCAGGATCGGCGCGCTCGAGGCGGTCTACGTGAACACCCGGACAGACGAGCCGGCCATGGCCACCGTCCTGATCGGCCTCCCCACGCGGCACAGGCTGGTCTTCGTACCGCTGGACGGCACGGTCGTCGGGCCGACCTACGTCAAGGTCGACTACGCGAAGGCGCTGGTCAAGGAGTGCCCGTCGATCGGCACGGACGACGTGCTGCCCGCCGAGGACGAGGAACCTCTGTTCCGGCACTACGGACTGCCGTACGAGCCCGGGACGAAGGGGGAGCGGCAGCTCGCCCGTCGCTGA
- a CDS encoding RNA polymerase sigma factor SigF, with the protein MTASSVHAHDDARTQATTTHDADATVGAAGLPWVEDAGKVAPKDARDLSKVFFEQLQVLEEGTEDYQYARNTLIEMNLSLVHFAASRFRHRGSGEMEDIVQVGTIGLIKAIDRFDLSREVQFTSFAVPYIVGEIKRFFRDTSWAVHVPRRLQELRVDLAKGKDELSTVLDHEPTPKELAEHLELSEDEVIEGLVASNGYTAGSIDMPSDPGEHPTDASRTFADVLGEPDPAMETVEDLHTLAPLLEQLDGRERRILEMRFGQEMTQSEIGAEIGVSQMHVSRLLNRTLTKLRTGMFA; encoded by the coding sequence ATGACGGCAAGTTCGGTGCACGCTCATGACGATGCGCGAACGCAGGCCACGACGACGCACGACGCCGACGCGACCGTCGGCGCGGCTGGGCTTCCGTGGGTCGAAGACGCCGGCAAGGTCGCGCCCAAGGACGCACGGGATCTCTCCAAGGTGTTCTTCGAGCAGCTCCAGGTACTCGAAGAGGGCACCGAGGACTACCAGTACGCCCGTAACACGCTGATCGAGATGAACCTCTCCCTCGTCCACTTCGCGGCGTCCCGCTTCCGCCACCGTGGCAGTGGTGAGATGGAGGACATCGTGCAGGTCGGGACCATCGGCCTGATCAAGGCGATCGACCGGTTCGACCTGTCGCGCGAGGTCCAGTTCACCTCCTTCGCCGTCCCGTACATCGTCGGCGAGATCAAGCGCTTCTTCCGCGACACCAGCTGGGCCGTCCATGTGCCGCGCCGCCTCCAGGAGTTGCGCGTCGACCTGGCCAAGGGCAAGGACGAGCTGTCCACCGTCCTGGACCACGAACCGACTCCCAAGGAGCTCGCCGAACACCTGGAGCTCAGCGAGGACGAGGTCATCGAGGGCCTCGTCGCCTCGAACGGCTACACCGCGGGGTCCATCGACATGCCGAGTGATCCCGGCGAGCACCCGACCGACGCCTCCAGGACGTTCGCCGACGTGCTCGGCGAGCCGGATCCGGCCATGGAGACGGTGGAGGACCTCCACACGCTGGCACCGCTCCTGGAACAGCTCGACGGCCGTGAGCGCCGCATCCTCGAGATGCGGTTCGGCCAGGAGATGACCCAGTCGGAGATCGGCGCCGAGATCGGCGTGTCCCAGATGCACGTCTCCCGGCTCCTGAACCGCACCCTCACCAAGCTCAGAACAGGCATGTTCGCCTGA
- a CDS encoding F0F1 ATP synthase subunit B family protein, whose translation MKFGPLNAKIDVLIVALVLFAVVFLWFKRFLPRINEVLAERADRTEGALERAEAIRAEASAEHAGAQALLAEARRDAARVTQAAREEGAALIAAAREDGLREREALLADGQALIEAERAAAEAELRLTVPELAAELASRIIGEPVSAAAPTNP comes from the coding sequence ATGAAATTTGGCCCACTCAACGCAAAAATCGACGTGCTGATAGTCGCTCTGGTCCTTTTCGCCGTCGTCTTCCTCTGGTTCAAGCGCTTCCTGCCCCGCATCAACGAGGTGCTGGCGGAGCGCGCCGACCGTACCGAAGGCGCCCTGGAACGCGCCGAGGCGATCCGGGCGGAGGCCTCCGCCGAGCACGCCGGCGCCCAGGCCCTGCTCGCCGAGGCCCGTCGTGACGCCGCCAGGGTCACGCAGGCGGCGCGCGAGGAAGGTGCGGCGCTGATAGCCGCCGCCCGCGAGGACGGACTGCGCGAACGCGAGGCGCTCCTCGCCGACGGCCAGGCCCTGATCGAGGCCGAACGGGCCGCGGCGGAGGCCGAACTGCGCCTCACCGTCCCCGAACTGGCCGCCGAACTGGCGAGCCGCATCATCGGGGAGCCCGTTTCGGCGGCAGCTCCCACGAACCCCTGA
- a CDS encoding FAD-dependent oxidoreductase encodes MPRPLRVAVVGAGPAGIYAADALLKSAVAEDPGVSIDLFERMPAPFGLIRYGVAPDHPRIKGIITALHQVLDKPQIRLFGNVDYPGDISLDDLRSFYDAVIFSTGATADRALDIPGIDLDGSYGAADFVSWYDGHPDVPRTWSLEAEKVAVLGVGNVALDVARILAKTADELLPTEIPANVYDGLKANKALEVHVFGRRGPAQAKFSPMELRELDHSPNIEVIVDPEDIDYDDGSIATRRGNKQADMVAKTLENWAIRDVGTRPHKLFLHFFESPTEILGENGEVTGLRTERTALDGTGNVKGTGEFKDWDVQGVYRAVGYLSDELPKLPWDLASGTVPDKGGRVIEESGEHLQSTYVTGWIRRGPVGLIGHTKGDANETVASLLDDRENGRLSTPSAPDPEAVDAFLDERNVRYTTWDGWYRLDAAEKALGEPEGRERVKIVEREDMLKASGA; translated from the coding sequence ATGCCTCGCCCTCTGCGGGTAGCCGTTGTGGGAGCCGGCCCTGCCGGTATCTACGCCGCTGACGCGCTGCTGAAATCCGCGGTGGCCGAAGACCCTGGTGTGTCCATCGACCTCTTCGAGCGGATGCCGGCCCCGTTCGGTCTGATCCGGTACGGCGTCGCGCCGGACCATCCGCGGATCAAGGGCATCATCACGGCCCTGCACCAGGTCCTCGACAAGCCGCAGATCCGTCTCTTCGGCAACGTCGACTACCCGGGCGACATCAGCCTGGACGACCTGCGCTCGTTCTACGACGCCGTGATCTTCTCCACGGGCGCGACGGCCGACCGCGCGCTCGACATACCGGGCATCGACCTCGACGGCTCGTACGGCGCCGCCGACTTCGTGTCCTGGTACGACGGTCACCCCGATGTGCCGCGGACCTGGTCGCTCGAAGCGGAGAAGGTCGCGGTCCTGGGCGTCGGCAATGTCGCGCTCGACGTGGCCCGCATCCTGGCCAAGACCGCGGACGAGCTGCTGCCGACCGAGATCCCGGCGAACGTCTACGACGGCCTCAAGGCGAACAAGGCCCTGGAGGTCCACGTCTTCGGCCGCCGCGGTCCGGCGCAGGCGAAGTTCAGCCCGATGGAGCTGCGGGAGCTCGACCACTCCCCGAACATCGAGGTCATCGTCGACCCCGAGGACATCGACTACGACGACGGCTCGATCGCGACGCGGCGCGGCAACAAGCAGGCCGACATGGTCGCCAAGACGCTCGAGAACTGGGCCATCCGCGACGTCGGTACCCGGCCGCACAAGCTGTTCCTGCACTTCTTCGAGTCCCCGACCGAGATCCTCGGCGAGAACGGCGAAGTGACCGGTCTGCGCACCGAGCGGACCGCCCTCGACGGCACCGGCAACGTCAAGGGAACCGGCGAGTTCAAGGACTGGGACGTCCAGGGCGTCTACCGCGCCGTGGGTTACCTGTCCGACGAACTTCCCAAGCTGCCTTGGGACTTGGCGTCGGGCACCGTTCCGGACAAGGGCGGCCGGGTGATCGAGGAGTCGGGCGAGCACCTGCAGTCGACGTACGTCACCGGCTGGATCCGGCGCGGTCCCGTGGGTCTGATCGGCCACACCAAGGGCGACGCCAACGAGACGGTCGCCAGCCTCCTGGACGACCGCGAGAACGGCCGTCTGAGCACGCCCTCCGCGCCCGACCCGGAGGCCGTGGACGCCTTCCTCGACGAGCGGAACGTGCGCTACACGACGTGGGACGGCTGGTACCGGCTGGACGCCGCGGAGAAGGCGCTGGGCGAGCCCGAGGGCCGTGAGCGCGTGAAGATCGTCGAGCGTGAGGACATGCTCAAGGCGAGCGGCGCGTAG
- a CDS encoding pyridoxamine 5'-phosphate oxidase family protein, whose protein sequence is MPLRPHTPHPVPSQGERALQAHLGTSERADDFYDRQVQPRLTPAMNEFIARQTMVFLSTADARGHCDASFRAGPPGFVAVLDDLHLAYPEYRGNGVMASAGNITENPHMGLLFIDFTHDHIGLHVNGSAQLVSDRELRAICPTLPRDSAPGRQAEMWIHITVQEAYVHCSKHIPHLEPAHQPNRRAPGRPKDGDYFTEQMSHAYLGQG, encoded by the coding sequence ATGCCCCTCCGCCCCCACACCCCCCACCCCGTGCCCTCCCAGGGCGAACGCGCCCTGCAGGCCCACCTGGGTACGAGCGAGCGCGCCGATGACTTCTACGACCGTCAGGTCCAGCCCCGTCTGACGCCGGCGATGAATGAGTTCATCGCCCGGCAGACCATGGTGTTCCTGTCCACGGCAGACGCACGTGGTCACTGCGACGCGAGTTTCCGCGCCGGGCCGCCCGGGTTCGTCGCCGTCCTCGACGACCTCCACCTGGCCTACCCGGAGTACCGGGGCAACGGAGTGATGGCCAGCGCGGGCAACATCACCGAGAACCCCCACATGGGTCTGCTCTTCATCGACTTCACCCATGACCACATAGGGCTGCATGTGAACGGATCGGCCCAACTGGTCAGCGATCGTGAGCTACGCGCCATCTGCCCCACCCTGCCCAGGGATTCCGCCCCGGGACGGCAGGCCGAGATGTGGATACACATCACCGTGCAGGAGGCGTACGTCCACTGCTCCAAGCACATTCCCCACCTGGAACCCGCACACCAGCCGAACCGAAGGGCCCCCGGACGCCCCAAGGACGGCGACTACTTCACCGAGCAGATGTCCCACGCCTACCTGGGACAGGGATAG
- a CDS encoding MFS transporter, protein MDAPQPTARAGGVVATLAFAGTTAAIMQTLVTPLIAELPKILHTTSSNAAWVITVTLLVGAVCVPVTGRLGDLLGKRRMLLACSVPLVAGSVVCALSSSVVPMIVGRGLQGMGMGMVPLGIALLRDVVAKEKLSSSIALVSASMGIGGGLGLPIAAAVAQYADWRVLFWGSAVLAVLIAALIWFLIPDVPASAKGQRFDTPGALGLGVGLVCLLLAVSKGAEWGWGSATTLALFAAAVLVLLAWGRWETRTRDPLVDLRTTARPRVLFTNVASIFVGFGMYASMLVIPQLLQFPEATGYGLGQSMLAAGLWMAPGGIMMMIVSPLGGKLTDARGPKFTLICGVLVIAAGYGLSLALMGSGPGLMVVCMVINSGVGLAYGAMPALIMSSVPLSETAAANGFNTLMRSLGTSVGAAVIGVILSQMTTTMGGYSFSSEAGFRTALMVGGGVALVAALIAAVIPAVRATPVETGTEAAAAPTEVKA, encoded by the coding sequence ATGGACGCCCCCCAGCCGACGGCACGCGCCGGCGGCGTGGTCGCCACTCTGGCTTTCGCCGGCACCACAGCCGCGATCATGCAGACCCTGGTCACCCCGCTCATCGCGGAGCTGCCCAAGATCCTTCACACCACGTCGTCGAACGCCGCCTGGGTCATCACCGTGACCCTGCTGGTGGGAGCCGTGTGCGTGCCGGTCACCGGACGTCTCGGCGACCTGCTCGGCAAGCGCCGCATGCTGCTCGCGTGCTCGGTGCCGCTCGTGGCGGGCTCCGTGGTGTGCGCACTGTCGTCCTCCGTCGTGCCGATGATCGTCGGACGCGGCCTGCAAGGCATGGGGATGGGCATGGTGCCGCTGGGCATCGCCCTCCTGCGGGACGTGGTGGCGAAGGAGAAGCTCAGCTCCTCGATCGCCCTGGTCAGCGCGTCCATGGGCATCGGCGGCGGCCTCGGCCTGCCCATCGCCGCCGCAGTGGCCCAGTACGCCGACTGGCGGGTGCTGTTCTGGGGTTCGGCCGTCCTTGCCGTGCTGATCGCCGCCCTGATCTGGTTCCTCATTCCGGACGTCCCGGCGAGCGCCAAGGGTCAGCGCTTCGACACACCCGGCGCGCTCGGCCTCGGTGTCGGCCTGGTCTGCCTCCTCCTCGCGGTCTCCAAGGGCGCCGAATGGGGCTGGGGCTCGGCGACGACGCTCGCGCTCTTCGCCGCGGCCGTCCTCGTCCTGCTGGCCTGGGGCCGGTGGGAGACACGCACCCGGGACCCGCTGGTCGACCTGCGCACGACCGCCCGGCCCCGCGTGCTGTTCACGAACGTCGCCTCGATCTTCGTCGGCTTCGGCATGTACGCGAGCATGCTCGTGATCCCGCAGCTGCTGCAGTTCCCCGAGGCGACCGGCTACGGCCTGGGTCAGTCGATGCTCGCGGCGGGCCTGTGGATGGCGCCCGGCGGCATCATGATGATGATCGTCTCCCCGCTCGGCGGGAAGCTCACCGACGCCCGGGGCCCGAAGTTCACGCTCATCTGCGGTGTCCTGGTGATCGCCGCCGGATACGGTCTGTCGCTCGCGCTGATGGGCTCCGGCCCGGGTCTCATGGTGGTCTGCATGGTCATCAACAGCGGCGTCGGACTCGCCTACGGCGCCATGCCCGCGCTCATCATGAGTTCGGTGCCGCTCTCCGAGACCGCCGCCGCCAACGGCTTCAACACGCTGATGCGCTCCCTCGGCACCTCGGTCGGCGCCGCAGTGATCGGCGTGATCCTCTCCCAGATGACGACCACCATGGGCGGCTACAGCTTCAGCTCCGAGGCCGGTTTCCGTACGGCTCTGATGGTCGGCGGAGGCGTCGCGCTCGTCGCCGCGCTGATCGCCGCGGTCATCCCGGCCGTACGCGCCACCCCTGTCGAAACGGGCACCGAAGCGGCTGCCGCACCGACCGAGGTCAAGGCGTAG